CCCCTTTCCCCAAGAACTCTCCTTTATCTAGGTAAAATATTTCAGCTATATTTCCTTTAATGACATTAGGCTTGCACTTAACAATGATATCTTTGATTAGGTTTGTCCTGTACTCTGTTGCCCCTACGGCTATTGGATCTATTATCAAAGTgaactcttccttttttttttcctgtctCATTTTCTCCAGCACATGTATGTTATCTACTTGACTTGTGTGCAACCCTAGGTTGAAGTAAGTACAGGAagctatttttgcaaattgtTCCACTTCCTTAGGGTTATCAATCATGGCTGGGGAAGAACCAAATGCTAGCAAACTGTTTGCTACCTTTTCCGTTGTTACTCTGTTGGTAATGCAGTGCACCAGTGGGTTGACCACCTTGACCTTTTCTATGCAGCTGATTATCTCATCTTGGTGCTCTCGTATATTGGTTAGTTTGATCAGGCCGGAAAAGTGCCTCACT
This genomic stretch from Plasmodium cynomolgi strain B DNA, chromosome 14, whole genome shotgun sequence harbors:
- a CDS encoding hydroxyethylthiazole kinase (putative) is translated as MNRWKPFSKVRHFSGLIKLTNIREHQDEIISCIEKVKVVNPLVHCITNRVTTEKVANSLLAFGSSPAMIDNPKEVEQFAKIASCTYFNLGLHTSQVDNIHVLEKMRQEKKKEEFTLIIDPIAVGATEYRTNLIKDIIVKCKPNVIKGNIAEIFYLDKGEFLGKGVDSNTSSAHNQSDIIASARNVALKYNCAVVVTSKADIIVSPCSNYVAQINCDLKILTKITGSACTAATLIYKLAAFKAYEKETGPGTLSHKIIDNIYFYSNNPHFLNFQVVDVYAVS